A single genomic interval of Antechinus flavipes isolate AdamAnt ecotype Samford, QLD, Australia chromosome 1, AdamAnt_v2, whole genome shotgun sequence harbors:
- the RASD1 gene encoding dexamethasone-induced Ras-related protein 1: MKLAAMIKKMCPSESELNIPAKNCYRMVILGSSKVGKTAIVSRFLTGRFEDTYTPTIEDFHRKFYSIRGEVYQLDILDTSGNHPFPAIRRLSILTGDVFILVFSLDNRDSFEEVQRLKQQILDTKSCLKNKTKENIEVPLVICGNKGDRDFYREVEPREIEQLVGDDPQRCAYFEISAKKNSSLDQMFQALFTMAKLPSEMSPDLHRKVSIQYCDILHKKALKNKKLLKEGSGGGSGEAFGIVAPFARRPSIHSDLMYIREKAIGGSQAKDKERCVIS, translated from the exons ATGAAATTGGCGGCGATGATCAAGAAGATGTGCCCCAGCGAGTCGGAGCTGAACATCCCGGCCAAAAACTGCTACCGGATGGTCATCCTGGGTTCTTCCAAGGTGGGCAAGACGGCCATCGTGTCTCGCTTCCTAACGGGCCGCTTCGAGGACACTTACACGCCCACGATCGAGGACTTCCACCGAAAGTTCTACTCCATCCGCGGAGAAGTCTATCAGCTGGACATCCTTGACACTTCGGGCAATCACCCCTTCCCGGCTATTCGGCGCCTCTCCATTCTCACAG gAGATGTCTTTATCCTAGTCTTCAGCTTGGATAACCGAGACTCCTTTGAAGAGGTGCAGCGCCTTAAGCAGCAGATTCTAGACACGAAGTCTTGCCTGAAGAACAAGACGAAGGAGAACATTGAAGTGCCCCTGGTGATCTGTGGCAACAAAGGGGATAGGGATTTTTACCGAGAAGTGGAGCCCAGGGAGATAGAACAACTGGTTGGAGACGACCCTCAGCGCTGTGCCTATTTTGAAATCTCTGCAAAGAAGAACAGCAGCCTGGACCAGATGTTCCAGGCCCTCTTCACCATGGCCAAACTGCCCAGTGAAATGAGCCCAGACCTTCACCGAAAAGTCTCAATCCAGTACTGTGACATATTGCACAAGAAAGCTCTGAAGAACAAGAAACTCTTGAAAGAGGGTAGTGGAGGTGGGTCAGGAGAGGCCTTTGGTATCGTGGCACCCTTTGCCCGAAGGCCCAGTATCCACAGTGACCTTATGTACATCCGGGAGAAAGCCATTGGGGGTAGCCAGGCCAAGGACAAAGAGCGCTGTGTCATCAGCTAG